From a single Gracilimonas sp. genomic region:
- a CDS encoding helix-turn-helix domain-containing protein: MKNSITIQLDEDTLKEITSAVKEAVKEQLPILADFKKDWLTTEEVMEMMNVSRRTVQNYRDEGKIPYTKEGRKILYPRQGIEEFLQDNMIKAYR; this comes from the coding sequence ATGAAGAATTCAATAACCATACAGTTGGATGAAGATACCCTAAAAGAGATTACTTCAGCTGTAAAAGAAGCCGTTAAAGAGCAACTCCCAATCTTGGCCGACTTCAAAAAAGATTGGCTGACGACTGAGGAAGTCATGGAAATGATGAATGTTTCCAGAAGAACCGTTCAGAACTATAGAGACGAAGGTAAAATACCGTATACCAAAGAGGGGCGAAAAATCTTATATCCCAGGCAAGGAATCGAGGAGTTCCTGCAAGATAATATGATAAAAGCCTACCGGTAA
- a CDS encoding phage/plasmid primase, P4 family, with protein sequence MGNLSKALELIDNNFKLIPLHTPTPNGQCSCGQRCDSQGKHPRIRNWTEKASNDPGQIREWWQKWPEANIGIVCGRLSNIVVLDMDPRHKGEESLEALEQELGVFTQTTTIMTGGGGKHFYYLYPGENKIRNSSGKLGEGLDVKTDGGYVVAPGSLHKSGSKYDFLFGLEEIKPFPDKLVKRLRNHRKTENKPDLSSSDPIWEGKRNDTLFSIGVELRKRGANRIQIESELIDINRLRCNPPLENSEIKSIANSASKGPGSVNGNFMKNAENEEYGLWDTEFGNANEFVERFTEEVRYNIDGKHWLVWDGARWKKDPNELIVSGYAKKLIEKMYEEASKIKDTELRDKKIQHIKKSAKGTGINAILTIARTDLRIRITENQLDQRLMMITLENLTYDLDSGKKLKHNPNHFITKKLPFSFDSKARGQRWREFVLQIMNGDEEMASFLQEAVGYSLTGLTSEQCLFFLYGQGKNGKTTFVEVLMKLFDEYACKAENRMIMDVGNSSAIPNDVARLNGHRFVLFSEIQEGRRLDEAKVKNLTGGDTITARFLRQEFFDFEPSHTIWLFGNHKPLISGTDDGIWRRLRLIKFARQFSEKERDRHLREKLYKELPGIFNWALEGLEKWKGNGRRLAIPEKVKRETLNYRGEMDVLTSFIQETCKEGVTYSCSNKELRSAYELWCSENGLQVMSNKTINPKLEQKGFKKYYSNGRVHWKGITPVLGNEVEEVEDVEEKSDYQLKI encoded by the coding sequence ATGGGTAATCTTTCAAAAGCATTAGAGCTGATAGATAACAACTTTAAGCTTATTCCTTTGCATACACCTACTCCAAATGGCCAATGCTCTTGTGGGCAACGGTGTGACAGCCAAGGTAAGCATCCCAGAATACGCAATTGGACGGAAAAGGCAAGTAATGACCCCGGCCAAATTAGAGAATGGTGGCAGAAATGGCCGGAGGCAAATATTGGAATTGTTTGTGGCCGGTTATCCAACATTGTTGTTCTTGATATGGACCCACGGCATAAAGGTGAGGAGTCATTAGAAGCACTAGAACAAGAATTAGGTGTCTTCACGCAAACAACTACCATAATGACTGGTGGAGGAGGGAAGCATTTTTATTATCTCTATCCCGGAGAAAATAAAATAAGGAACAGCAGTGGAAAACTGGGAGAAGGCTTAGATGTGAAGACAGACGGTGGTTATGTGGTCGCACCAGGTAGTTTACATAAATCTGGCAGTAAATATGACTTTTTGTTTGGGTTGGAAGAAATCAAGCCTTTTCCAGACAAGTTGGTAAAGAGATTAAGGAACCATCGTAAAACTGAAAATAAACCGGACCTGAGTTCATCAGACCCAATATGGGAGGGTAAGCGCAACGATACATTATTTAGTATTGGCGTAGAATTACGAAAAAGAGGGGCAAACCGAATACAAATTGAGTCCGAACTCATAGATATAAATAGACTACGCTGTAATCCCCCTCTAGAAAATTCAGAAATTAAGTCTATTGCAAACAGTGCAAGTAAGGGGCCTGGTTCAGTTAATGGTAATTTTATGAAAAATGCAGAAAACGAAGAGTATGGTCTCTGGGATACCGAATTTGGTAATGCTAATGAGTTTGTAGAAAGGTTTACTGAGGAGGTTAGATATAACATAGACGGAAAGCATTGGCTGGTCTGGGATGGAGCAAGATGGAAAAAAGACCCAAATGAACTCATTGTCTCAGGATATGCTAAGAAATTGATAGAGAAAATGTACGAGGAGGCCTCCAAAATCAAGGATACAGAATTAAGAGACAAAAAAATTCAACACATTAAAAAATCAGCTAAAGGAACAGGAATAAATGCCATTCTTACGATTGCAAGAACAGACCTACGGATTAGAATTACAGAAAATCAGCTCGATCAACGGCTGATGATGATTACCCTGGAAAACCTTACTTATGATCTGGACTCTGGAAAAAAATTAAAGCATAATCCCAATCATTTTATCACAAAAAAACTTCCGTTTTCTTTTGATTCAAAAGCAAGGGGGCAAAGGTGGAGAGAGTTTGTTCTACAGATAATGAATGGGGATGAGGAAATGGCTTCCTTCCTACAAGAGGCGGTTGGTTATTCACTAACCGGACTTACGTCAGAGCAATGCCTTTTCTTTTTATATGGCCAGGGGAAAAACGGTAAAACCACATTTGTGGAAGTTTTAATGAAATTGTTTGATGAATATGCTTGCAAAGCAGAAAATCGAATGATTATGGATGTTGGTAATTCATCAGCTATCCCTAACGATGTAGCCAGGTTGAATGGACACAGATTTGTGCTTTTTTCTGAAATTCAAGAAGGTCGAAGGCTTGATGAGGCAAAGGTTAAGAATTTGACCGGTGGAGATACCATAACGGCTCGTTTTCTTCGTCAGGAATTTTTTGATTTCGAACCCTCTCATACCATTTGGCTATTTGGCAATCACAAACCATTAATTTCCGGAACAGATGATGGCATTTGGAGAAGACTTCGGCTGATCAAGTTTGCCCGGCAATTTTCAGAAAAAGAAAGAGATCGGCATCTGCGGGAGAAGTTGTATAAGGAATTACCAGGAATTTTTAACTGGGCCCTCGAGGGACTTGAAAAATGGAAGGGTAATGGTAGAAGGTTAGCCATTCCTGAAAAAGTAAAAAGGGAAACCCTGAATTATCGAGGAGAAATGGATGTGCTCACTTCGTTTATTCAGGAAACGTGTAAGGAGGGTGTGACTTATTCGTGTAGCAATAAAGAATTGCGATCTGCTTATGAGCTGTGGTGCTCGGAGAATGGATTACAGGTGATGAGTAACAAAACCATCAACCCGAAACTAGAGCAGAAAGGGTTCAAAAAGTATTATTCCAATGGCCGAGTACATTGGAAAGGCATAACCCCAGTCTTAGGAAACGAAGTAGAGGAAGTAGAGGATGTAGAGGAAAAATCAGATTATCAGCTAAAAATTTAA
- a CDS encoding SprT family zinc-dependent metalloprotease: MQKPSSSQSSPLVHDNIQTIEYGTTSIQFNLSYSSRETLEIAVYPDQTVWVTAPEESSLDKIYEKVRHRRRWITKQIKHFDRFENEQIEFEYVSGETHRYLGKQYRLKVLQPENEEESVKLKRGYFFIHSKQKGNPKHVKAQLDAWYREKAEEKFRDRLQDCLDMVQKYGIGKPNELKVYHMDKRWGSFTASGNILLNPDLIKHPVYCIDYVIIHELCHIKHPQHDSKFYDLLKKVLPDWQKRKHKLEGYK; the protein is encoded by the coding sequence TTGCAGAAACCATCATCAAGTCAAAGCAGTCCTTTAGTACACGATAATATTCAGACGATTGAATATGGCACCACGTCTATTCAATTTAATCTGAGCTACTCAAGTCGTGAAACATTGGAAATTGCTGTATATCCCGATCAAACGGTTTGGGTTACGGCACCAGAGGAAAGCTCACTTGATAAAATTTATGAGAAAGTGAGACACCGGAGACGGTGGATCACAAAACAGATCAAACATTTTGACCGGTTCGAGAATGAACAGATAGAGTTTGAATATGTAAGTGGTGAAACTCATCGATATTTAGGCAAACAATACAGGCTCAAGGTATTACAACCTGAAAATGAAGAAGAATCGGTCAAGCTAAAGAGAGGCTACTTCTTTATTCATTCTAAACAGAAGGGGAACCCAAAGCATGTAAAAGCTCAATTGGATGCCTGGTACCGGGAAAAAGCCGAGGAAAAGTTTAGAGACCGACTCCAGGATTGTTTAGATATGGTTCAGAAGTATGGTATTGGAAAACCTAACGAGCTCAAAGTGTATCACATGGATAAACGCTGGGGAAGCTTCACGGCCTCTGGTAATATCTTACTAAATCCCGATTTAATTAAACATCCGGTTTACTGTATCGATTATGTGATAATTCATGAGCTTTGTCACATCAAGCACCCTCAGCATGACAGCAAGTTTTATGATTTACTGAAAAAGGTGCTCCCGGACTGGCAGAAGCGAAAGCATAAGCTGGAGGGATATAAGTAA
- a CDS encoding HsdR family type I site-specific deoxyribonuclease, producing the protein MSQSTYLEDKDSQLPAIRLLQQMGYTYISPEKALEMRDGLLTRFVLTDIMEEQLSKINKIEYKGETLPFPESAVSRAAYDLQQQLDEGLVKTNEKIYDLLTLGKSYEQVVKGDKKSFPFNYVDWEHPENNVYHVADEFEIKGKTQVRRVDIVLFVNGIPFVAIENKRRDKKHALDEAISQHLRNQGKEEVPGFFHFTQLLIASCVNELSYAATGTSKKFWSIWREEEDIEKVVKELVSQPDVNEDWKTRLRSHYYEKPLTASKDRQPTTQDLNLYSLCKPDRLLELTRNFTVFDNNTRKIARYQQYFGVKRMMSRVRQTDSDGSRKGGVIWHTQGSGKSITMVFMSKNLAVADDIPSQRILLVTDRTDLDDQLYKTFKSCGKSITKARSGTHLAKLIKDPGAENVSTIINKFKAALNQKNLINKSRNIFVLIDESHRTQYGLLHAQMKKILPNACYLGFTGTPLMKDEKNTANKFGGIIDSYSMDQAVEDGAVVPIIYEGRAAKLDTWKEKLDREFERDMKDMSEEQVADYKLRYSTLNKVLTAQLVIEEIARDVTDHFLKNLKDTKYKAQLAVPDRKTAVRYYRYFKERGQINAELVISPPDTREGHDDTYDDPNDEVQIFWQQMMDRFSNKEDYEKSLVNLFKSDSREVELVIVVYKLLTGFDAPNNTVLYMARYLEEHNLLQAIARVNRLFEGKDYGFIIDYVGILGTLTDAINTYSALSGFEQKDLQGMVTPIKEVAETLPKLHQELWDLFEDCEDTSDNEAMERHLRHDDLRDEFYEKLSNFARTLQAAFSADKLFDYIDESKIITYKKDLKFFENLRRSVRIRYGEAIDHREYEDRVQKLIDSYVGTEGIDQIVDPVDIFSDNFFEMQNKQKERSDASKADEIASKTKKVIQERMDEDPALYRKFSDLIEETIQKFLHDRISEKEYLEKVKDINQGVKQGIWDGTPNELKERPVARSFYNSVKEELEEKFDGAYLPVDEEEREELYTKAGLELDKIMEKLTIVDWETNPDVKNQMFIAIEDYMIELFRELDLKRDFDVIERIAETIIKSKQSFSTR; encoded by the coding sequence ATGAGTCAATCAACATACCTTGAAGACAAAGACTCTCAGCTGCCAGCTATTCGCTTGTTGCAACAGATGGGATATACCTACATCTCGCCAGAGAAAGCACTGGAAATGCGAGATGGGTTACTGACTCGGTTTGTGCTCACGGATATCATGGAAGAGCAGCTATCCAAGATTAACAAAATAGAATACAAAGGGGAAACCCTGCCCTTCCCGGAATCTGCTGTTAGCCGGGCGGCTTATGATCTACAACAACAACTGGATGAAGGACTGGTCAAAACAAATGAAAAGATTTATGACCTACTCACTTTGGGGAAAAGTTATGAACAGGTCGTTAAAGGAGATAAAAAAAGCTTTCCGTTCAACTATGTAGACTGGGAACATCCCGAGAATAATGTTTATCACGTCGCAGATGAATTCGAGATCAAAGGGAAAACACAGGTTCGACGAGTTGATATCGTCCTATTTGTGAACGGTATCCCCTTTGTGGCTATTGAAAATAAGCGTAGAGATAAAAAACATGCTTTAGACGAGGCCATCTCTCAACATCTGCGCAATCAAGGGAAGGAAGAAGTGCCTGGCTTCTTTCATTTTACCCAGTTGTTAATTGCTTCCTGCGTGAATGAGTTATCGTATGCAGCTACCGGAACAAGTAAGAAGTTCTGGTCGATCTGGAGAGAAGAAGAAGACATAGAGAAAGTCGTGAAGGAGTTGGTATCTCAACCAGATGTCAATGAAGATTGGAAGACAAGACTTCGAAGCCATTACTATGAAAAGCCACTCACAGCTTCTAAAGACCGGCAACCCACTACCCAGGATTTAAACCTATACAGCCTATGCAAACCTGACCGACTACTTGAGCTAACTCGCAACTTCACTGTGTTTGATAATAACACCCGTAAGATTGCTCGATATCAGCAGTATTTCGGGGTTAAACGAATGATGAGCCGGGTCCGTCAAACAGATTCAGACGGTAGTAGAAAAGGCGGTGTTATCTGGCATACTCAGGGTAGCGGAAAATCGATTACAATGGTGTTTATGTCTAAAAACCTGGCCGTCGCGGATGACATTCCCTCCCAGCGTATTTTGCTGGTTACAGACCGCACAGATTTGGATGATCAGCTCTATAAAACATTTAAGAGCTGTGGTAAAAGTATCACCAAAGCCAGAAGTGGTACACATTTGGCTAAGCTTATTAAAGATCCGGGCGCTGAAAACGTATCTACCATTATCAACAAGTTTAAGGCAGCTCTAAACCAAAAAAATCTAATCAATAAGTCTCGCAACATCTTTGTGCTCATAGATGAATCTCACCGTACCCAGTACGGATTGCTGCATGCACAAATGAAAAAGATTCTGCCCAATGCCTGTTACCTGGGATTTACCGGAACTCCTCTCATGAAAGATGAAAAGAATACTGCCAATAAATTTGGAGGTATTATTGATTCCTATTCTATGGATCAGGCCGTAGAAGATGGAGCTGTGGTTCCTATCATCTATGAAGGTCGTGCTGCAAAGCTGGACACCTGGAAAGAAAAACTGGATCGGGAATTTGAGCGGGACATGAAAGATATGTCTGAGGAGCAGGTTGCTGATTATAAACTTAGATATTCTACGCTGAATAAAGTGCTAACTGCTCAGTTAGTCATTGAAGAAATTGCCCGTGATGTAACCGATCATTTCTTGAAAAACCTCAAAGACACCAAGTATAAAGCACAGCTTGCCGTACCGGACCGCAAAACCGCTGTACGCTATTACCGCTATTTTAAGGAACGAGGCCAAATCAATGCAGAACTTGTCATCTCCCCCCCTGATACGAGGGAAGGTCATGATGATACCTATGACGATCCAAATGATGAAGTTCAGATATTCTGGCAACAAATGATGGATCGGTTTAGTAACAAAGAAGACTACGAAAAGAGCCTGGTTAACCTATTTAAATCAGACAGCCGGGAAGTGGAGCTGGTGATTGTTGTCTACAAACTCTTAACCGGTTTTGATGCTCCAAATAATACGGTGCTTTATATGGCTCGCTATTTGGAAGAGCACAACTTGCTTCAGGCAATTGCACGGGTAAACCGCCTTTTTGAAGGAAAAGATTATGGGTTCATTATTGACTATGTAGGGATTTTGGGAACCTTAACCGATGCTATTAACACGTACTCGGCGCTCAGCGGTTTTGAGCAGAAAGACTTACAAGGAATGGTAACTCCAATCAAAGAAGTTGCGGAAACCCTACCCAAACTCCATCAAGAACTCTGGGATTTATTTGAGGACTGTGAGGATACTTCTGACAATGAGGCAATGGAGCGACATCTTAGGCATGATGACTTGAGAGATGAATTTTATGAGAAACTCTCAAACTTTGCTCGCACCCTTCAGGCCGCTTTTTCTGCAGACAAGCTGTTTGATTATATCGATGAATCCAAGATCATCACCTATAAGAAAGACCTTAAGTTTTTTGAAAACCTTCGCAGGTCTGTGCGAATCCGATACGGTGAGGCCATTGATCACCGAGAATATGAAGATCGGGTGCAGAAGCTCATAGATTCCTATGTAGGCACTGAAGGCATTGATCAAATCGTTGATCCGGTTGATATATTCAGCGACAACTTCTTTGAGATGCAGAATAAGCAAAAAGAACGCTCCGATGCCTCTAAAGCGGATGAAATAGCCAGTAAGACTAAGAAGGTAATCCAGGAGCGTATGGATGAAGACCCGGCATTATATCGTAAATTCTCTGACTTAATTGAAGAGACTATTCAGAAGTTTTTACACGACCGAATATCGGAGAAAGAGTACCTGGAAAAAGTGAAAGATATTAATCAGGGTGTGAAGCAAGGAATTTGGGATGGCACTCCAAATGAACTTAAAGAACGTCCGGTAGCACGGTCCTTCTACAATAGCGTTAAAGAAGAGCTGGAAGAAAAGTTTGACGGTGCTTACCTACCTGTTGATGAAGAAGAACGAGAAGAATTATACACTAAAGCTGGTCTTGAATTGGATAAAATAATGGAAAAACTGACAATTGTGGATTGGGAAACTAATCCCGATGTCAAAAATCAGATGTTCATTGCTATTGAAGACTATATGATTGAATTATTCAGAGAATTAGACCTTAAACGAGATTTTGATGTCATCGAGCGCATTGCAGAAACCATCATCAAGTCAAAGCAGTCCTTTAGTACACGATAA
- a CDS encoding SLATT domain-containing protein, which produces MMSDLKTKVANEASRIEEDVDHSARSHFNAGNRWKKYHYTIGLPSALAVALSGGAYIGEETVLALILAAVSTALTTTLTFLKPSEKSELHKSAGNQYLKLRNQTRIFREIDLEHSFDEDFAKKRIKELGEIRDDLNQNSPSISRKDYDQAKKDIDEGRSTHRIDTKE; this is translated from the coding sequence ATGATGTCTGATTTAAAAACAAAAGTAGCTAATGAAGCTTCACGCATTGAAGAAGATGTTGATCATTCTGCCCGCAGTCACTTTAATGCAGGTAACCGGTGGAAGAAGTATCACTATACAATTGGACTGCCTTCGGCTTTAGCAGTTGCACTTTCAGGAGGGGCATATATTGGAGAAGAAACGGTACTTGCCCTTATTCTTGCAGCCGTTTCCACGGCACTTACTACAACATTGACTTTTCTCAAACCATCTGAAAAATCTGAGCTTCACAAAAGTGCTGGTAACCAATATTTAAAGCTCAGAAATCAAACAAGAATTTTCCGGGAGATTGACTTAGAGCATAGTTTCGATGAAGATTTCGCCAAAAAAAGGATTAAAGAATTGGGTGAAATAAGGGATGATTTAAATCAAAACTCACCTTCAATAAGTAGAAAAGACTATGACCAAGCTAAGAAGGACATAGATGAAGGTCGTAGTACACACCGAATAGATACTAAAGAATAA
- a CDS encoding Shedu immune nuclease family protein — protein MTTYKTRSTSRNSVDVEDIILDEAPGHTRKIFRPQITRKDGKVYVRGYIIHQRKNVNDDWEDTESINLNTLKGGEGVKLLLRSKQMNRLFEALNHLYEIAKDGLPRGEKEWTVERADQIIKVDASRRVFVQRLLEQDFGDEIWQELLDQKPDLATKLANARIQQNRENSLKHFTQSLERTSQLDEQWWQKYFEKNTWIFGYGLNYRFLHLLEDQPDYGGRGYTGKGSQKGDFLMNTEAKVRFTVLVEIKKPDTPFFQKNSKKELKRHRNGALLLHDELTGGVSQLQSNCHRWYTEGSKRTDDFEQLTSQEIFTYQPKGILVIGDTNQLQESVDARSTFELYRRNLSNPEIITFDELYERAKFIVNQQELNSVMDSKESFNNVENDEFEDWDNDLPF, from the coding sequence ATGACTACATATAAAACAAGAAGTACTTCACGAAATTCAGTGGATGTTGAGGATATTATTCTTGATGAAGCCCCTGGACATACCAGAAAAATATTCCGACCTCAAATTACCCGGAAAGATGGCAAAGTATATGTACGGGGCTACATTATACATCAACGAAAAAATGTAAATGATGATTGGGAGGATACAGAGTCAATCAACCTAAATACCTTAAAAGGAGGTGAAGGTGTAAAACTTCTCTTGAGAAGCAAACAAATGAATAGACTTTTTGAAGCTCTAAATCATTTATATGAAATTGCCAAAGATGGATTGCCAAGGGGTGAAAAAGAATGGACGGTAGAAAGAGCTGATCAGATTATAAAAGTTGATGCCAGCCGAAGAGTTTTTGTTCAAAGACTACTTGAGCAGGATTTTGGTGATGAAATTTGGCAAGAGCTATTAGATCAAAAGCCTGATTTGGCAACCAAGCTGGCTAACGCGAGGATTCAGCAAAACCGTGAAAATTCGCTTAAACATTTTACACAATCTCTTGAGAGAACATCCCAATTAGATGAGCAATGGTGGCAAAAATACTTTGAAAAGAATACTTGGATTTTCGGATATGGGTTGAACTATCGGTTCTTGCATTTACTGGAAGATCAGCCAGATTATGGAGGCAGAGGGTATACCGGGAAGGGATCTCAGAAAGGTGATTTCTTAATGAATACAGAAGCAAAAGTCCGTTTTACTGTTCTTGTAGAAATCAAAAAACCTGATACTCCATTTTTTCAAAAAAACTCAAAAAAAGAGTTGAAAAGACATAGAAATGGTGCCCTTCTACTTCATGATGAATTAACCGGAGGTGTCTCCCAGCTTCAATCAAATTGCCACCGATGGTACACAGAAGGTTCAAAAAGAACTGATGACTTTGAACAACTTACATCGCAGGAGATATTCACCTATCAACCAAAAGGTATCTTAGTTATTGGAGATACAAATCAATTACAAGAATCTGTAGACGCAAGATCTACTTTTGAACTTTACAGAAGAAATCTATCAAATCCAGAAATCATCACATTTGATGAACTTTATGAGCGAGCAAAATTCATTGTGAACCAACAAGAATTAAATAGTGTAATGGACTCCAAAGAATCATTCAATAATGTCGAAAATGATGAATTTGAAGATTGGGATAACGATTTACCTTTTTAA
- a CDS encoding restriction endonuclease subunit S: protein MVSNKKYIGPEIKNTPEGWSVAPLGECIKGNGRYGINESASDYDPQKPRYLRITDIDDYGNLKQDGEKSVDSEDYAKYLLEEGEIVFARTGNTVGKTYLHKEENGKLVYAGYLIKFEPDPNIIRPKFLKLYTDTAFYRNWIQAISQRSGQPGVNSKEYRRMPILLPPIKEQDLILEVINAWDKAISKVQKLIQAKKQYKKGLMQRLLAGKVRFPEFEGEDWVEVKLGEVFDRVTEKNESESVKNVLTISAQDGLVSQTDYYNKSVASKDLSNYIVLRQGDFAYNKSYSEGYPLGAIKRLHDYEKGVLSPLYICFKLASDNVDSDFITHFFEYGGLDHGIYKIAREGARNHGLLNVSVKEFFEINLTLPQYKEQKKIASILNEAMSEIELLEEQLEKYQQQKKGLMQQLLTGKVRVKV from the coding sequence ATGGTTAGTAACAAAAAATATATTGGCCCTGAAATAAAGAATACCCCTGAAGGCTGGAGTGTTGCTCCTTTGGGAGAGTGTATAAAAGGAAATGGCAGGTATGGAATTAATGAATCTGCTTCAGATTATGATCCCCAAAAACCAAGATATCTTAGAATAACCGATATAGATGATTATGGTAATCTAAAACAGGATGGTGAAAAATCCGTGGATAGTGAGGATTACGCTAAATACTTATTAGAAGAAGGTGAAATAGTATTTGCCAGAACCGGAAACACTGTAGGCAAAACATATTTGCATAAAGAGGAAAATGGGAAGTTAGTTTATGCGGGCTATCTTATTAAATTCGAACCTGACCCAAATATAATAAGACCAAAATTCTTGAAACTCTATACTGATACAGCTTTTTATAGAAATTGGATACAGGCGATTTCACAAAGAAGTGGTCAACCAGGGGTTAATTCCAAGGAGTATAGGAGGATGCCAATATTGTTACCTCCTATTAAAGAACAAGATCTGATTCTTGAAGTGATAAATGCTTGGGATAAAGCTATTTCTAAAGTACAAAAGCTCATCCAAGCCAAGAAGCAGTATAAAAAAGGCCTCATGCAGCGGCTGCTTGCCGGCAAAGTTCGCTTTCCGGAATTTGAAGGAGAAGATTGGGTTGAGGTGAAGTTAGGTGAGGTATTTGATAGAGTCACTGAAAAGAACGAATCAGAATCTGTAAAAAACGTATTAACTATTTCCGCTCAGGATGGTTTAGTAAGTCAAACAGACTACTATAATAAATCAGTAGCAAGTAAGGACTTGTCCAACTACATCGTTTTAAGACAGGGTGACTTTGCTTACAACAAAAGCTATTCAGAAGGTTATCCATTAGGGGCCATAAAAAGGCTTCATGATTATGAAAAGGGTGTATTGTCTCCTTTATATATTTGTTTCAAATTAGCCTCAGATAATGTAGATAGTGATTTTATTACCCACTTCTTCGAATATGGTGGGTTGGACCACGGCATTTATAAGATTGCCCGAGAAGGAGCCCGCAATCACGGCTTACTGAATGTAAGTGTGAAAGAGTTTTTTGAGATCAATCTCACATTACCTCAATATAAGGAGCAAAAGAAGATAGCTTCAATATTAAATGAGGCTATGAGTGAAATTGAGTTGTTAGAGGAACAACTTGAAAAGTATCAGCAGCAGAAGAAAGGTTTGATGCAGCAGTTACTGACTGGGAAGGTGAGGGTTAAAGTGTAA